In Coregonus clupeaformis isolate EN_2021a unplaced genomic scaffold, ASM2061545v1 scaf0201, whole genome shotgun sequence, the following proteins share a genomic window:
- the LOC123484120 gene encoding E3 ubiquitin-protein ligase TRIM39-like, whose translation MASSSSLSRREFLCSICLDVFTEPVTTSCGHNFCMACITKYWNSKDLYQCPLCQEKFSRRPKLCVNTTFREVIENFKNMRDRVRDGSPPKPKIVPCDVCTEEKQKAVERQAEGLIKELEQEITELKRRSTELKQLSHSEDHLQLLQSFLSLVCNPPPTKSWSEISVHSDLFVGTVRRAVSQLEETLNKEMEKLPGVKLKRIQQYAVDVTLEPDTAHPSLILSEDGKQVRYGNTLQNISDNPKRFDCHRFVLGKDGFSSGRFYYEVTVKGKTRWNLGVARESTDRKGIITPRPEDGLWTVSRRDENVYLNGTLNSILSLTEKPQKVGVFVDYEEGQVSFYDVEARSHIYSFTGCTFTEKLFPCLGPSDNDDGQNSAPLIISPVNHTH comes from the exons ATGGCTTCCTCCAGCAGTCTCAGTCGAAGAGAGTTCCTGTGCTCTATCTGTCTGGATGTGTTCACTGAGCCAGTCACCACTTCATGTGGACACAACTTCTGCATGGCCTGTATCACTAAGTACTGGAATAGCAAGGACCTGTATCAATGTCCACTGTGTCAGGAGAAATTCTCCAGACGACCTAAGCTTTGTGTCAACACAACGTTCAGAGAAGTTATAGAGAATTTTAAAAATATGAGAGATAGAGTTAGAGATGGGTCCCCTCCCAAACCTAAAATAGTGCCCTGTGACGTCTGC ACTGAGGAGAAGCAGAAAGCAGTAGAGAGGCAGGCTGAAGGGCTCATTAAAGAACTGGAGCAGGAAATCACTGAGCTAAAgaggagaagcactgagctgaaGCAGCTCTCCCACAGTGAGGACCACCTCCAACTTCTCCAGAGCTTCCTATCCCTAGTGTGCAACCCTCCACCCACCAAGAGCTGGTCTGAGATCAGTGTTCACAGTGATCTGTTTGTGGGGACTGTGAGGAGAGCTGTCTCTCAGCTGGAGGAGACACTgaataaagagatggagaagctGCCTGGAGTCAAACTGAAGAGGATTCAGCAGTATGCAGTGGATGTGACTCTGGAACCTGATACAGCACATCCCAGTCTCATCCTGTCTGAAGATGGGAAACAAGTAAGATATGGAAATACACTACAGAATATTTCTGACAATCCAAAAAGGTTTGATTGTCATCGCTTTGTCCTTGGAAAGGATGGCTTCTCCTCAGGAAGATTTTACTATGAGGTGACAGTTAAGGGTAAGACTAGATGGAATTTAGGAGTGGCCAGAGAGTCCACTGACAGGAAGGGGATTATCACACCGAGACCTGAGGATGGACTCTGGACTGTGTCGCGAAGGGATGAGAATGTGTACCTTAATGGAACCTTAAACTCTATCCTCTCCCTGACAGAGAAGCCCcagaaggtgggggtgtttgtggactatgaggagggtcaggtctccttttatgatgtggaggccaggtctcatATCTACTCTTTCACTGGATGCACCTTTACAGAGAAGCTCTTTCCATGCTTAGGCCCCTCTGATAATGATGATGGTCAAAACTCAGCCCCTCTCATCATCTCtcctgtcaatcacacacactga